The following coding sequences are from one Gopherus flavomarginatus isolate rGopFla2 chromosome 21, rGopFla2.mat.asm, whole genome shotgun sequence window:
- the LOC127038631 gene encoding ATP-dependent RNA helicase DDX19B yields MATDSWALAVDEQEAAAESLSNLHLKEAKTKPDSNGAVVKTDDNAEKTEDEEKEDRAAQSLLNKLIRSNLVDTTNQVEVLQRDPTSPLYSVKSFEELRLKPQLLQGVYAMGFNRPSKIQENALPMMLAEPPQNLIAQSQSGTGKTAAFVLAMLSRVEPGNKYPQCLCLSPTYELALQTGKVIEQMGKFHPELSLAYAVRGNKLERGQKISEQIVIGTPGTVLDWCSKLKFIDPKKIKVFVLDEADVMIATQGHQDQSIRIQRMLPRDCQMLLFSATFEDSVWKFAQKVVPDPNIIKLKREEETLDTIKQYYVLCNNRDEKFQALCNIYGAITIAQAMIFCHTRKTAGWLAGELSKEGHQVALLSGEMMVEQRAAVIERFREGKEKVLVTTNVCARGIDVEQVSVVINFDLPVDKDGNPDNETYLHRIGRTGRFGKRGLAVNMVDSKHSMNILNRIQEHFNKKIEKLDTDDLDEIEKIAN; encoded by the exons ATGGCCACCGACTCCTGGGCTCTGGCGGTGGACGAGCAGGAAGCGGCCGCCGAGTCG TTGAGCAATTTGCACCTGAAGGAGGCAAAAACGAAGCCAGACTCCAATG GTGCTGTTGTCAAGACAGATGAcaatgcagaaaagacagaagaTGAGGAAAAAG AGGACAGAGCTGCTCAATCCTTGTTAAACAAGCTGATTCGCAGTAATCTGGTGGACACAACAAACCAAGTAGAGGTGCTGCAGCGGGATCCTACATCACCTCTCTACTCTGTGAAGTCTTTTGAGGAGCTGCGACT gaaaccccagctcctgcaggGTGTCTATGCCATGGGCTTCAACCGACCCTCGAAAATACAGGAGAATGCTCTGCCCATGATGCTTGCTGAACC CCCACAGAATCTGATTGCACAGTCTCAGTCTGGTACTGGTAAGACAGCTGCCTTCGTCTTGGCCATGCTCAGTCGAGTTGAACCTGGGAACAAGTATCCGCAG TGTTTGTGCCTTTCCCCAACATATGAGCTggcacttcaaacaggaaaaGTAATTGAACAGATGGGAAAGTTTCATCCGGAACTAAGTCTGGCATATGCTGTCCGAGGCAATAAAT tggagagaggtcaGAAGATCTCAGAGCAGATTGTAATTGGCACTCCTGGCACTGTCCTGGACTGGTGCTCCAAACTGAAATTCATAGACCCCAAGAAGATTAAAGTGTTTGTCCTGGATGAGGCTGACGTGATGATAGCAACCCAGGGCCATCAAGATCAGAGCATCCGCATTCAGAG aaTGCTCCCCAGAGATTGCCAGATGCTCCTGTTTTCTGCCACCTTTGAAGATTCTGTATGGAAATTTGCCCAAAAAGTTGTTCCTGACCCCAACATCATCAAGCTGAAGCGAGAGGAGGAGACGCTGGACACCATTAAGCAATACTATGTTCTGTGTAATAATCGAGATGAGAAGTTCCAGGCTCTCTGTAATATATATGGAGCCATCACCATTGCCCAGGCCATGATCTTCTGTCAT ACTCGTAAAACAGCAGGCTGGCTGGCAGGAGAGCTGTCAAAAGAAGGTCACCAGGTGGCATTGCTAAGTGGCGAGATGATGGTGGAACAAAGAGCTGCAGTGATCGAGCGTTTCAGAGAGGGCAAAGAGAAAGTGCTGGTGACCACAAATGTCTGTGCCAGAG GGATTGATGTCGAGCAGGTCTCTGTTGTTATCAATTTTGACCTTCCTGTGGATAAAGATGGCAACCCGGATAATGAGACGTATCTGCATCGGATTGGACGTACAGGTCGTTTTGGCAAGCGAGGACTGGCTGTTAACATGGTAGACAGCAAGCACAGCATGAATATTCTCAACAGAATTCAGGAACATTTCA ACAAAAAGATAGAAAAACTGGATACTGATGACTTGGATGAAATTGAGAAAATAGCCAACTGA